Within Maridesulfovibrio frigidus DSM 17176, the genomic segment CCGTTGCTGTATCCGAGATAGCGGAAGTGATGAAACTCTCCGCCAGATTTTTAAGACTTATCATAAACTCTTCCCCTCAAAAGTAATTGCCGGCCCGATCCCCTGCCGCTTAACCAGCGAATCTGAGAAAGCAGAACTGACAGAATAAATATCTCCGATCTTCATCAGAGTATGGACGGACTGCGTTGAAATGGATGATTCACTTTCACAATGACCAGTATCAAAAAGTTCAAGTGATCCTGTAAGTTCTGTAGTTGAACGACTCATAGCCTTGCCCGAACCTTCAGCTTCAAAATGGCAGAAACCACCCCCGAAACTGAACTCAGCAACACCATGGCCGCCTATGCATCCAGACAGAATCAAAACTAACCGTCCTCAATAGAAAGGGTTTCAAGACGCACATGGAAGGTGTCACCCATGTAAACAAGGCGGCCCAGCTCCAACTGCCCAAAATACAAAACATTGCCATCAGAGAACGAATCCATGACAGCGAAATGCGAGACAAAACCGGCATCATCAGTGAATTGAGGGAAGCGGATTTCATCACTGTTTAGAAGCTTGCCGTTAACTGGTTCAGTTCCGAAAATGATCTGCTGCCGTTCGTAGTTTGAATCAAACGAAAGTTCCTTAGCTCCGACCAGATCGCCCATACGCAGAGCGGCCAGAATAGCCCCGTTCTTTTGAAGTTTCACAGCTTCGGAATCTGTCTCGATAATTCCAGAACAAAAAAGAGCCAGATAGACCTTTTCAGGAGGCTGATAAACAACCCCTTTGAGAACATGACCAGCCAGTTTGTCTTTCAGATAAGTTGACTTACAGGTATCCATTAAACCTCTCCTTAAAAGTAATTTCCACTGCGCATCTCAAGCTTTTTATTGGTTCCGCCACGCATTTCTTTGACTCTAATCTCAGCCATAGCTCCATCGAACTTGCGCTGTTCAACCTGCGATCTGGCCGGATCTGACCACCCTTTATCGGGAACAAGCATGAGTTCGGCTTTGGCTCCCGCAGCAATGGCCAGTCCGTGAGTCTCTAAAAGAAACTTCGGACAGGTTGCGGCCGTAACAGACGGAGCAAGAGCATTCACAGTTTGGAGCATGGCGGTTGCATCTTCACGCGGACATGGAATCAGACGGACAAAACCCGGTTCTTCAATTTGATAGTAGCCGGGTACACCGGGTTCATCGCGTACAATTCTGTCATCCATTTCAAGCAGTGAATAATCGTTGAAACGGACTTCTAAAGTATCAGCTACAGTTGCATCAGGAGGAGTCACAAACACATAGCGGCACTCACCGTTGTAGACATCCATCAGGTCTGAAACATGTCTCCAGACTCGCGTTTGCTTGCAGTATTTGATTGCTGAATTCCTGAGCTCTGAAATGATTTGAGGAACTGGACAGCGAGACAGGGCAGGTTGAGCCAGTGGCAAAAATTCACGCCAGCCGACAGTAAGCAATTTAACCATTGCCGCCACCCTGCTTGCTTGCGTTTGGACTCATGAGTAGACGCGCCTTGGCTTCTTCACCAAGAGAAACGTACATCTGACGTAGATTATCCATGCCCTTCTGCCAGTTAGTTGGTGAAGTGCTGTTAACAGCCAAACACAGATAGAGAACGTAATTTACGATGGGCCCAAGGAAGATATCCGACAACTCCATGTCCTGTTCACCGTGAGTAAGCGGACCGGGCCTGCGTGAATATTCGAGTTCAACCCGAACATTCTCAGCAGGTGGCGGCGTTACCCAGTAGACAGTCGGCACTTTCTCTTCAAAAGCGTAGTTGTCGATAATTTCGGAAGGTGGATCCATGTGCCAGAGCAGATTTGAATCATCCAGCGAAGAACGATCAACGGACGTAATTGCAGTTCCAGGAGAGCCATCCGCTTTTACGTTCCTGACCAGACCGATAAACCGGCCCTGGTCAGGAACTTCCTGTTTAGTTGAATTCGCTTCCAACTTCACACGCTCTACGCAAGAGTTTGAATCAGGCCGAATCATAACGACCTGACGCTGTGCGCGAGTGAGATGCAGTAGCAACACATCATCACTAAAGCGCACACAGTCAGGGTCGTGCAGAGCTATGCGAATATCTCTAACAGCTTCGCCGGCAATCATTATTCCACAACCTTTATATTGAAACGGGGAACTGGACGGGCAGTATATTCGATATCTTCTCCGTCACCGCTTTCTTCATAAACAGTTGAGGCAGAATCAGTCAGAACCTTGTAAACGGATTTGGGTACTTTCACCTCAACGCCACGCTTAATTTGATATGAAATACCCTGCACACCGACAAAGACATCATCCCGTCCTTCTGAGCCTTCACCTTCCGCAATGACGATCTTCACTTTTTCTTCCGCTTTCTGGCGTTCCATTTCGGAGCCTTCGAGCTTGGCAACGTGGTCATCAAGTTTGCGGTTTTCAGCTTCTGCGTCTTCACGCGCTTTCTTTTCCAGATCAAGATCGCCTTCGAGTTTTACCTTTTCTTCATCAGCAGTTTTCAATGCGGCTTTTGCTTCAGCAAGTTGCTTTTTCAGATCATCGGCTTCAGAATTAACGGGAGTCTCTTGCGCCTTCGCACTAGTAGCCTCTTTTGCCAAATTTTCACTTTCATTTTTACCAGCCATGATATTCATTCCTCTTAACTGTCAGACGGTGTTTCTGTTACTGCCACTTCAAGGCGAATCATCCAGGCGTCATTCAAAATTGCGCCGGTGTAATAGGTAATCCAACCTACGTGACCGCGCTGGCCCAGCTTATCGCTTTTACTTGGAGTCTTTGGATTAACGACTTTCGGAACAATGGAATCTTTGCCCTTTAGAGCAACATCACCGTAGGCATTGGTTCCAATGATATAGATGGGATATACGTCAGCGTTTGTACCGGATTCAGAAAGCATGT encodes:
- a CDS encoding phage adaptor protein — protein: MIAGEAVRDIRIALHDPDCVRFSDDVLLLHLTRAQRQVVMIRPDSNSCVERVKLEANSTKQEVPDQGRFIGLVRNVKADGSPGTAITSVDRSSLDDSNLLWHMDPPSEIIDNYAFEEKVPTVYWVTPPPAENVRVELEYSRRPGPLTHGEQDMELSDIFLGPIVNYVLYLCLAVNSTSPTNWQKGMDNLRQMYVSLGEEAKARLLMSPNASKQGGGNG
- a CDS encoding phage tail fiber protein, producing MDTCKSTYLKDKLAGHVLKGVVYQPPEKVYLALFCSGIIETDSEAVKLQKNGAILAALRMGDLVGAKELSFDSNYERQQIIFGTEPVNGKLLNSDEIRFPQFTDDAGFVSHFAVMDSFSDGNVLYFGQLELGRLVYMGDTFHVRLETLSIEDG